The following proteins are encoded in a genomic region of Rhizobium sp. CCGE531:
- a CDS encoding DUF1697 domain-containing protein, with amino-acid sequence MAVYVALLHSIVLGTGRRLVMGDLKAMAEGLGFRNPRTLVATGNLIFDAESQPIASIEAKLESGFAATFGKHVDIIVRDAETWLKLADGNPFVDGIGSEVIIRVMRQPLGVQTLDTLAPYRRNAERMAIVDGDLWIDFGHKASETKLLPALTTKRLGIGTMRNWNTVRGLAEMIRR; translated from the coding sequence ATGGCGGTCTATGTAGCGCTGCTGCACAGCATCGTTCTTGGAACAGGCCGCAGGTTGGTCATGGGCGATCTCAAGGCGATGGCGGAGGGGCTTGGCTTTCGCAATCCCCGCACGCTTGTTGCCACCGGCAACCTGATTTTCGACGCAGAATCTCAGCCTATTGCTTCGATCGAGGCAAAACTCGAGAGCGGTTTTGCCGCTACTTTCGGCAAGCATGTCGACATCATCGTGCGGGACGCCGAGACATGGCTGAAGTTAGCCGACGGCAATCCCTTCGTCGATGGCATCGGCAGCGAGGTCATCATTCGCGTCATGCGCCAGCCGCTTGGGGTTCAAACTCTCGATACGCTTGCGCCATACCGGCGGAACGCCGAGCGCATGGCAATTGTCGACGGCGATCTCTGGATCGATTTCGGCCATAAGGCCAGCGAGACGAAGCTGTTGCCGGCTCTGACGACAAAGCGGCTCGGCATCGGAACGATGCGGAATTGGAACACGGTGCGCGGTTTGGCCGAGATGATCCGCCGCTAA
- the yidD gene encoding membrane protein insertion efficiency factor YidD, whose protein sequence is MCQFCLMQDDDEDEGGAAPSKHARRDVSPSGHSAAKSRNYTGPFRKTPDRLFGMGLIRLYQLTLSGFIGNSCRHIPTCSEYGYEAVARHGLWAGGWMTLFRVARCGPGGTSGLDPVPGELERRYHWWTPWRYFRLGQKAA, encoded by the coding sequence ATGTGTCAATTCTGTCTCATGCAGGACGACGATGAAGACGAGGGCGGCGCGGCTCCTTCGAAACATGCGCGGCGTGACGTATCGCCTTCAGGTCACAGCGCAGCCAAATCGCGAAACTATACCGGTCCCTTCCGCAAAACACCGGACCGGCTCTTCGGCATGGGCCTCATTCGCCTGTATCAACTGACGCTTTCCGGCTTCATCGGCAATTCCTGCCGCCACATCCCGACCTGTTCGGAATATGGCTATGAAGCGGTTGCGCGCCACGGGCTTTGGGCAGGCGGCTGGATGACGCTGTTTCGCGTTGCGCGCTGTGGGCCGGGAGGCACAAGCGGGCTCGATCCGGTGCCCGGCGAACTGGAACGCCGCTATCATTGGTGGACGCCGTGGCGTTATTTCCGCCTCGGGCAAAAGGCTGCCTGA
- a CDS encoding iron-sulfur cluster assembly scaffold protein produces MDDIYNSKILEFAGNIGRIGSLPDADASAQAHSRLCGSRVKIWLKMDGDVVTDFAHDVKACALGQASSSVMARHVVGASANEVRKARLDMLAMLKADGEGPGGRFEDMRYLKPVRDYKARHASTMLTFDAVVDAIGQIEAAREGGNAKTAEAV; encoded by the coding sequence ATGGACGACATCTACAACAGCAAAATCCTGGAGTTTGCCGGCAATATCGGCCGTATTGGCAGCCTTCCCGACGCCGATGCCAGTGCCCAGGCCCATTCCAGACTGTGCGGTTCTCGCGTAAAAATCTGGCTGAAAATGGACGGCGATGTCGTGACCGATTTTGCCCATGACGTCAAGGCCTGCGCGCTTGGCCAGGCATCGTCTTCGGTCATGGCCCGCCATGTCGTCGGCGCTTCGGCGAACGAAGTGCGAAAAGCCCGCTTGGATATGCTCGCCATGCTCAAGGCTGACGGCGAGGGACCGGGCGGGCGTTTTGAGGACATGCGCTATCTGAAGCCGGTCCGCGATTACAAGGCCCGTCATGCCTCGACCATGCTGACATTCGATGCGGTTGTGGATGCGATCGGGCAGATCGAGGCGGCGCGCGAGGGCGGAAACGCCAAAACGGCTGAAGCCGTCTGA
- the folE gene encoding GTP cyclohydrolase I FolE, with protein MDAIVKNFPQVVESERPTQKEAEDAVRVLLRWAGDDPQREGLLDTPARVAKAYRELFGGYELNPEDVLGRTFEEVSGYDDVVLVRDIPFFSHCEHHMVPIIGKAHVAYLPNGRVLGLSKIARVVDIFARRLQTQEAMTAQIANAIDDTLRPRGVAVMIEAEHMCMAMRGVQKQGASTLTMTFTGAFKADPAEQARFMSLVRGR; from the coding sequence ATGGACGCCATTGTAAAGAATTTTCCGCAAGTCGTTGAATCCGAACGTCCGACGCAGAAGGAAGCCGAAGACGCCGTCCGCGTTCTGCTTCGCTGGGCCGGCGACGATCCGCAGCGCGAGGGCCTGCTTGATACGCCCGCGCGCGTCGCCAAGGCCTACCGCGAGCTGTTCGGCGGCTACGAACTGAACCCGGAGGATGTACTCGGCCGCACCTTTGAAGAGGTGTCCGGCTACGACGACGTCGTCTTGGTGCGTGACATTCCGTTTTTCTCGCATTGCGAACACCACATGGTGCCGATCATCGGCAAGGCGCATGTCGCTTACCTGCCGAACGGCCGCGTGCTTGGCCTGTCCAAGATCGCGCGCGTCGTCGATATCTTCGCGCGCCGCCTGCAGACGCAGGAAGCAATGACCGCCCAGATCGCCAATGCGATCGACGACACGCTGCGCCCGCGCGGCGTTGCCGTCATGATCGAGGCCGAGCACATGTGCATGGCCATGCGCGGCGTACAGAAGCAGGGCGCGTCGACGCTGACAATGACATTCACGGGTGCCTTCAAGGCCGATCCGGCCGAGCAGGCCCGCTTCATGTCTTTGGTCCGGGGTCGCTGA